In a genomic window of Acropora muricata isolate sample 2 chromosome 2, ASM3666990v1, whole genome shotgun sequence:
- the LOC136900659 gene encoding serine palmitoyltransferase 2-like produces the protein MPVRTHISRRRPHKFYKNGFLPEQNGLSALQEEKLKEFRESFVEGFQETPLNEKIWSFLFYFYMFCFAFLRDFVVKLGLVTINEPKEYKNEDFAPLFTDAENRFWRFFYIPVSWGFNIPISSTPGPVIQLMEREKSDSGWTQRLTGVKTWTINTGSYNYLGFAENVGPCVEAAEEAVKKNGLACCSSRHEYGSFTLHNELEALVARFVGKPAAMVFGMGFATNSTNIPTLVGPKDLIISDELNHRSLVTGARLSGAEIKVFKHNNMKSLESVLRESVLTGNPRTRRPWEKILIIVEGVYSMEGSVLRLPEVVALKKKYKAFLYLDEAHSIGAVGPKGRGVTDHFGVDPADVDIMMGTFTKSFGAAGGYIAATQEIIDHIRGSSHSAVYASSMSPPVAMQILSSMKIIMGEDGTDEGKKRLAAFAENTRYFRKSLKEMGFVVFGHDVSPIIPLMTYSPGKTAGFFRAMVERKIAAVAICFPAVTNLTQCRIRICLSAKHTRQMLDEILNAIDEIGDLIGAKQLRK, from the exons ATGCCGGTACGAACGCACATTTCAAGACGCAGACCACATAAGTTCTACAAAAATGGTTTCCTTCCCGAACAAAATGGATTATCAGCTCTCCAGGAAGAAAAGCTGAAGGAATTTAGAGAATCGTTTGTGGAAGGGTTCCAGGAAACACCTTTAAATGAGAAAATTTGGTCATTCTTGTTTTACTTCTACATGTTTTGTTTCGCTTTCCTTCGTGACTTTGTAGTAAAACTTGGACTTGTAACAATTAATGAACCAAAGGAATATAAGAACGAG GATTTCGCACCTCTTTTCACGGACGCCGAGAACCGGTTCTGGAGGTTTTTTTACATTCCAGTTAGCTGGGGTTTTAACATACCCATCAGCAGCACACCAGGTCCAGTTATTCAACTcatggaaagagaaaaaagcgACAGCGGATGGACGCAAAG GCTAACAGGAGTCAAGACCTGGACGATCAACACAGGATCGTATAATTATCTTGGGTTTGCGGAAAATGTTGGGCCATGTGTTGAAGCCGCCGAGGAAGCAGTGAAGAAAAATGGTCTGGCCTGTTGCAGCTCAAGGCATGAATATG GCTCGTTTACTCTTCATAATGAACTGGAAGCTCTTGTTGCTCGGTTTGTTGGAAAACCAGCTGCAATGGTGTTTGGCATGGGTTTTGCGACAAACTCTACCAACATCCCCACCCTGGTGGGACCAAAGGATTTGATTATTAGTGATGAATTGAATCACCGTTCGTTGGTCACTGGCGCTCGACTATCAGGGGCTGAAATAAAAGTCTTCAAACATAACA ATATGAAAAGTCTTGAGAGTGTCCTTCGCGAATCAGTGTTGACAGGAAATCCCCGCACCCGCAGACCCTGGGAAAAAATACTCATCATCGTTGAAGGTGTTTACAG TATGGAAGGTTCTGTCCTACGTTTGCCTGAGGTGGTGGCTCTTAAAAAGAAGTACAAAGCGTTTCTCTATTTGGACGAGGCGCACAGTATTGGTGCCGTAGGTCCAAAGGGAAGGGGTGTCACAGATCACTTTGGGGTGGACCCTGCTGATGTTGACATCATGATGGGAACATTTACCAAGAGTTTTGGAGCAGCGGGCGGTTACATTGCTGCAACGCAG GAGATAATTGACCACATCAGAGGCAGTTCTCATAGTGCAGTGTATGCATCTTCCATGTCACCACCAGTTGCAATGCAAATTTTGTCATCAATGAAAATTATCATGGGAGAAGATGGTACTGATGAAG GAAAGAAAAGACTGGCAGCCTTCGCTGAAAATACTAg GTACTTcaggaaaagcttgaaagaaaTGGGTTTTGTCGTTTTTGGTCACGATGTATCACCTATAATACCTCTGATGACCTACTCGCCAGGCAAGACTGC GGGATTTTTCCGAGCAATGGTTGAGAGGAAAATAGCTGCTGTTGCCATTTGTTTTCCCGCGGTTACCAATCTAACCCAGTGTCGTATCAGGATCTGCCTGTCAGCTAAACACACGCGTCAAATGCTGGACGAG
- the LOC136900633 gene encoding tetratricopeptide repeat protein 28-like isoform X2, with amino-acid sequence METGRNDTHSSQGNLSEGQTEGARATLTEKEAEQEDQLSTLLSSACELLVRKKHSKHYEQAAKLLEQALIKAQEASNEIAEAEVCGKLAEVFLSLDDYAKSLDYGQKCLSLSKTTGCKNLEALAYGCVGNAYSKRGELQRGREFLIKALEANSTTGDQKQKWKCLHSLGVTYTDLGDTESAIRYFRESLTVAENVGDKLAIGESHGGLGSAFYKTGQYEDAILHNERHLAMAKEVKDKGSEAQARGNLGSICISKGNYIEAFSLYQQQLTLYKETGDKFGEGNAKGALGNVYLCRGKTRKAIEYYEAQLNIANMLKNKGAQAKAFGRIGRAHNSLGENRTAQENLEKFLQLSIEIGDKTNEGFAYGFLGNTHRSLGNYEKALEMEKKFLEISKSTNDKAAEGLANAFLGSIYHSLGDFEKALEHRRFNLAINRELGDRTGEGRSVEKVGNIHFELGDYNKAIECYQQSLDIALAIKDKPLEGASYANLGNSFLALGMYSQAVKIFEKAVPYAKDVGDKRMEGQMLGNLGIAYNRIGNHQKELKCHLRHLSLCEDLEEKQGEATAHGNIGMVNYRIENYKEAIKHIEKQISISSSIGDIGGEMAGYLNLGKVRIQLGELTKAIELQQKALSFAEKMGSLEKRGSCHFDLGITYSNLQKYELACDHLEQCTTLYAEMRRLLFEKDLYKISLSDLQASAYRLYTQCLLHQGKDEEALLVTERARSAALADMMVVSYSQQDPSGVKRENLSGAKMREVVSRLGGSIIYYALSGKGKENVIVWSFQSNGDPKFMGEATEWKNLLNEALAEIGVNIKAVECEDRSFLSREAQRRDKNEEIDQLQGLENLTVCPHSKCITPTERPSALEKLYDILLGGAFHDPTAKDLIIVPDEELHRVPFAALQDENNESLAEKHRIRVLPSLSVMKEIFECPSEYHNQKGAVVVGDPDVGLVKLKKSQDPELVTRLDQANKEAQEIGKLVGVKPLIGEEATKARFLKELDNATLVHIAAHGNSETGEIAFAPPPQKRKPILDEEDVVLTMAEVQNAKVRAKLVVLSCCHSARGHIRAEGVIGIARAFLGAGSRSVLASLWAIDDEATMEFMRSFYQHLKLGKKASEALYQATAALRRSEKFRDRFYWAPFVLIGDDVAFDNLEEIAQDNM; translated from the coding sequence ATGGAAACCGGACGAAATGACACTCATAGTTCCCAAGGGAATCTAAGTGAAGGGCAAACAGAAGGTGCGCGGGCTACGTTAACAGAGAAGGAAGCAGAGCAGGAAGATCAACTTTCCACTCTTCTTTCAAGTGCTTGTGAGCTACTTGTCAGAAAAAAGCATTCAAAACATTATGAGCAAGCTGCAAAATTACTAGAACAAGCACTAATAAAGGCTCAGGAAGCATCCAACGAAATAGCGGAGGCCGAGGTTTGTGGCAAGCTCGCCGAAGTGTTTCTCTCTTTAGATGATTACGCGAAGTCCCTTGATTACGGCCAGAAATGTCTTTCCCTTTCAAAAACAACTGGTTGTAAAAATCTCGAAGCATTGGCTTATGGTTGTGTTGGTAACGCCTACTCCAAGAGAGGAGAGTTGCAAAGAGGTCGTGAATTTCTAATCAAGGCCTTGGAGGCAAATTCTACAACGGGTGACCAAAAGCAAAAGTGGAAATGTCTACACAGTCTGGGTGTCACCTACACCGACCTTGGTGATACCGAAAGCGCAATTAGATACTTTAGAGAAAGTCTCACCGTTGCCGAGAACGTCGGAGATAAGCTGGCCATCGGTGAGTCCCATGGTGGACTGGGTAGTGCATTCTACAAGACTGGACAGTATGAAGACGCCATTCTTCACAACGAAAGGCACCTTGCCATGGCCAAGGAAGTCAAGGATAAGGGGAGTGAGGCACAAGCTCGTGGAAATCTCGGCAGTATATGTATTTCCAAAGGAAATTATATTGAGGCGTTTTCACTTTATCAACAGCAGCTAACACTCTACAAGGAGACGGGTGACAAGTTTGGCGAGGGAAATGCAAAGGGGGCCCTCGGAAATGTTTATCTTTGTCGtgggaaaacaagaaaagctattgagtattaTGAAGCCCAGCTGAATATCGCAAACATGCTGAAGAACAAGGGAGCACAAGCAAAGGCTTTTGGAAGAATAGGAAGAGCACATAATTCTTTGGGAGAAAATAGGACAGCACAAGAGAATCTGGAAAAATTCCTGCAGCTTTCGATAGAAATTGGCGATAAAACCAACGAGGGCTTTGCATACGGTTTCCTAGGAAACACCCACAGATCCTTAGGCAATTACGAAAAAGCCCTagagatggaaaaaaaattcttggaGATTTCTAAATCAACCAATGACAAGGCTGCAGAAGGGCTAGCCAACGCGTTCCTGGGAAGCATTTACCACTCTCTTGGGGACTTTGAAAAGGCGTTGGAACATCGTAGATTCAATCTCGCTATCAACAGGGAATTGGGGGACAGGACAGGAGAGGGAAGGTCGGTCGAGAAGGTGGGAAACATTCATTTCGAGCTTGGAGATTACAATAAAGCAATTGAATGTTATCAGCAAAGCCTTGATATTGCCCTGGCTATCAAAGACAAGCCACTAGAAGGTGCCTCATACGCTAATTTGGGAAATTCCTTTCTAGCCCTTGGAATGTATTCACAAGCTGTGAAGATCTTCGAAAAAGCCGTGCCTTACGCCAAAGACGTCGGGGACAAGCGAATGGAGGGACAGATGCTTGGAAACCTAGGAATTGCGTACAACCGCATTGGAAATCACCAAAAAGAGCTTAAATGCCATTTGCGACATCTCTCGCTTTGTGAAGATTTGGAGGAAAAACAGGGAGAAGCAACCGCCCACGGAAATATCGGAATGGTCAACTATCGcattgaaaattacaaagaagcCATTAAGCATATTGAGAAGCAAATCTCCATCTCAAGCTCTATAGGAGATATAGGAGGTGAAATGGCTGGTTACTTAAATCTTGGCAAGGTGCGTATACAACTAGGGGAACTGacaaaagccattgaattgcaGCAAAAGGCGTTGAGTTTTGCTGAGAAGATGGGAAGCTTAGAAAAGAGGGGTTCATGCCACTTCGACCTTGGCATCACCTATTCAAATCTCCAGAAGTATGAACTTGCCTGCGATCACCTGGAACAGTGTACAACCTTGTATGCTGAAATGAGACGACTTCTCTTTGAAAAAGACCTGTACAAGATTTCTTTAAGTGACTTACAGGCCAGCGCTTACCGTCTCTATACCCAGTGTCTCCTCCACCAAGGAAAGGACGAAGAAGCACTACTGGTGACAGAGCGCGCGCGTTCCGCGGCTCTTGCTGACATGATGGTGGTATCATATAGCCAGCAAGACCCAAGTGGAGTGAAAAGGGAAAACCTTAGTGGAGCGAAGATGCGTGAAGTCGTTTCACGTCTAGGTGGTTCCATCATATACTATGCTCTTtctggaaaaggaaaggaaaatgtGATAGTATGGAGCTTTCAGTCGAATGGTGATCCCAAGTTCATGGGCGAAGCAACCGAGTGGAAGAATCTGCTAAATGAAGCACTTGCTGAAATTGGCGTTAACATTAAGGCTGTGGAATGCGAAGATCGCTCCTTTTTGTCGAGGGAAGCTCAAAGGAGAGACAAGAATGAAGAAATCGACCAATTGCAAGGGCTGGAAAACCTAACAGTTTGCCCTCATTCTAAGTGTATCACTCCAACAGAGAGACCAAGTGCCCTGGAGAAACTTTATGATATATTACTGGGTGGCGCATTCCACGATCCAACAGCCAAAGATCTCATAATTGTTCCAGATGAGGAACTACATAGGGTCCCTTTCGCGGCCCTTCAAGACGAAAACAACGAGAGTCTGGCAGAGAAACACAGAATACGAGTGTTGCCGTCGTTGTCAGTGATGAAAGAGATTTTTGAGTGTCCATCTGAATATCATAACCAGAAGGGAGCTGTGGTTGTTGGAGATCCAGACGTTGGCTTGGTGAAACTCAAAAAAAGTCAAGATCCAGAGTTGGTAACAAGACTGGATCAAGCCAACAAAGAGGCTCAAGAAATAGGCAAATTAGTTGGAGTTAAGCCTCTTATCGGAGAGGAAGCGACAAAGGCTCGTTTTCTAAAAGAGCTAGACAATGCAACCTTAGTCCACATTGCAGCCCACGGGAATTCCGAAACAGGCGAAATTGCTTTCGCTCCTCCCCCTCAAAAACGCAAGCCAATACTTGACGAAGAAGATGTTGTGCTCACAATGGCTGAAGTACAGAATGCTAAAGTGCGAGCCAAACTTGTCGTTCTCAGCTGCTGTCACAGTGCAAGAGGCCATATTAGAGCTGAAGGTGTTATTGGCATCGCTCGAGCATTTCTTGGTGCAGGTTCGAGGTCAGTCCTCGCTTCACTATGGGCCATCGACGACGAGGCTACCATGGAGTTTATGCGCAGCTTCTACCAGCATTTGAAGCTCGGGAAAAAAGCAAGTGAGGCTCTTTACCAGGCTACAGCTGCTCTGAGACGTTCAGAGAAATTCCGAGATCGCTTTTATTGGGCCCCATTTGTCCTCATCGGAGATGACGTCGCCTTTGATAACTTGGAGGAGATTGCCCAAGACAATATGTAA
- the LOC136900633 gene encoding tetratricopeptide repeat protein 28-like isoform X1, translating into MAKRHDRKDLLSAKQRDMETGRNDTHSSQGNLSEGQTEGARATLTEKEAEQEDQLSTLLSSACELLVRKKHSKHYEQAAKLLEQALIKAQEASNEIAEAEVCGKLAEVFLSLDDYAKSLDYGQKCLSLSKTTGCKNLEALAYGCVGNAYSKRGELQRGREFLIKALEANSTTGDQKQKWKCLHSLGVTYTDLGDTESAIRYFRESLTVAENVGDKLAIGESHGGLGSAFYKTGQYEDAILHNERHLAMAKEVKDKGSEAQARGNLGSICISKGNYIEAFSLYQQQLTLYKETGDKFGEGNAKGALGNVYLCRGKTRKAIEYYEAQLNIANMLKNKGAQAKAFGRIGRAHNSLGENRTAQENLEKFLQLSIEIGDKTNEGFAYGFLGNTHRSLGNYEKALEMEKKFLEISKSTNDKAAEGLANAFLGSIYHSLGDFEKALEHRRFNLAINRELGDRTGEGRSVEKVGNIHFELGDYNKAIECYQQSLDIALAIKDKPLEGASYANLGNSFLALGMYSQAVKIFEKAVPYAKDVGDKRMEGQMLGNLGIAYNRIGNHQKELKCHLRHLSLCEDLEEKQGEATAHGNIGMVNYRIENYKEAIKHIEKQISISSSIGDIGGEMAGYLNLGKVRIQLGELTKAIELQQKALSFAEKMGSLEKRGSCHFDLGITYSNLQKYELACDHLEQCTTLYAEMRRLLFEKDLYKISLSDLQASAYRLYTQCLLHQGKDEEALLVTERARSAALADMMVVSYSQQDPSGVKRENLSGAKMREVVSRLGGSIIYYALSGKGKENVIVWSFQSNGDPKFMGEATEWKNLLNEALAEIGVNIKAVECEDRSFLSREAQRRDKNEEIDQLQGLENLTVCPHSKCITPTERPSALEKLYDILLGGAFHDPTAKDLIIVPDEELHRVPFAALQDENNESLAEKHRIRVLPSLSVMKEIFECPSEYHNQKGAVVVGDPDVGLVKLKKSQDPELVTRLDQANKEAQEIGKLVGVKPLIGEEATKARFLKELDNATLVHIAAHGNSETGEIAFAPPPQKRKPILDEEDVVLTMAEVQNAKVRAKLVVLSCCHSARGHIRAEGVIGIARAFLGAGSRSVLASLWAIDDEATMEFMRSFYQHLKLGKKASEALYQATAALRRSEKFRDRFYWAPFVLIGDDVAFDNLEEIAQDNM; encoded by the exons ATGGCGAAGAGACACGACCGAAAAGATTTGCTTTCCGCTAAACAG AGAGACATGGAAACCGGACGAAATGACACTCATAGTTCCCAAGGGAATCTAAGTGAAGGGCAAACAGAAGGTGCGCGGGCTACGTTAACAGAGAAGGAAGCAGAGCAGGAAGATCAACTTTCCACTCTTCTTTCAAGTGCTTGTGAGCTACTTGTCAGAAAAAAGCATTCAAAACATTATGAGCAAGCTGCAAAATTACTAGAACAAGCACTAATAAAGGCTCAGGAAGCATCCAACGAAATAGCGGAGGCCGAGGTTTGTGGCAAGCTCGCCGAAGTGTTTCTCTCTTTAGATGATTACGCGAAGTCCCTTGATTACGGCCAGAAATGTCTTTCCCTTTCAAAAACAACTGGTTGTAAAAATCTCGAAGCATTGGCTTATGGTTGTGTTGGTAACGCCTACTCCAAGAGAGGAGAGTTGCAAAGAGGTCGTGAATTTCTAATCAAGGCCTTGGAGGCAAATTCTACAACGGGTGACCAAAAGCAAAAGTGGAAATGTCTACACAGTCTGGGTGTCACCTACACCGACCTTGGTGATACCGAAAGCGCAATTAGATACTTTAGAGAAAGTCTCACCGTTGCCGAGAACGTCGGAGATAAGCTGGCCATCGGTGAGTCCCATGGTGGACTGGGTAGTGCATTCTACAAGACTGGACAGTATGAAGACGCCATTCTTCACAACGAAAGGCACCTTGCCATGGCCAAGGAAGTCAAGGATAAGGGGAGTGAGGCACAAGCTCGTGGAAATCTCGGCAGTATATGTATTTCCAAAGGAAATTATATTGAGGCGTTTTCACTTTATCAACAGCAGCTAACACTCTACAAGGAGACGGGTGACAAGTTTGGCGAGGGAAATGCAAAGGGGGCCCTCGGAAATGTTTATCTTTGTCGtgggaaaacaagaaaagctattgagtattaTGAAGCCCAGCTGAATATCGCAAACATGCTGAAGAACAAGGGAGCACAAGCAAAGGCTTTTGGAAGAATAGGAAGAGCACATAATTCTTTGGGAGAAAATAGGACAGCACAAGAGAATCTGGAAAAATTCCTGCAGCTTTCGATAGAAATTGGCGATAAAACCAACGAGGGCTTTGCATACGGTTTCCTAGGAAACACCCACAGATCCTTAGGCAATTACGAAAAAGCCCTagagatggaaaaaaaattcttggaGATTTCTAAATCAACCAATGACAAGGCTGCAGAAGGGCTAGCCAACGCGTTCCTGGGAAGCATTTACCACTCTCTTGGGGACTTTGAAAAGGCGTTGGAACATCGTAGATTCAATCTCGCTATCAACAGGGAATTGGGGGACAGGACAGGAGAGGGAAGGTCGGTCGAGAAGGTGGGAAACATTCATTTCGAGCTTGGAGATTACAATAAAGCAATTGAATGTTATCAGCAAAGCCTTGATATTGCCCTGGCTATCAAAGACAAGCCACTAGAAGGTGCCTCATACGCTAATTTGGGAAATTCCTTTCTAGCCCTTGGAATGTATTCACAAGCTGTGAAGATCTTCGAAAAAGCCGTGCCTTACGCCAAAGACGTCGGGGACAAGCGAATGGAGGGACAGATGCTTGGAAACCTAGGAATTGCGTACAACCGCATTGGAAATCACCAAAAAGAGCTTAAATGCCATTTGCGACATCTCTCGCTTTGTGAAGATTTGGAGGAAAAACAGGGAGAAGCAACCGCCCACGGAAATATCGGAATGGTCAACTATCGcattgaaaattacaaagaagcCATTAAGCATATTGAGAAGCAAATCTCCATCTCAAGCTCTATAGGAGATATAGGAGGTGAAATGGCTGGTTACTTAAATCTTGGCAAGGTGCGTATACAACTAGGGGAACTGacaaaagccattgaattgcaGCAAAAGGCGTTGAGTTTTGCTGAGAAGATGGGAAGCTTAGAAAAGAGGGGTTCATGCCACTTCGACCTTGGCATCACCTATTCAAATCTCCAGAAGTATGAACTTGCCTGCGATCACCTGGAACAGTGTACAACCTTGTATGCTGAAATGAGACGACTTCTCTTTGAAAAAGACCTGTACAAGATTTCTTTAAGTGACTTACAGGCCAGCGCTTACCGTCTCTATACCCAGTGTCTCCTCCACCAAGGAAAGGACGAAGAAGCACTACTGGTGACAGAGCGCGCGCGTTCCGCGGCTCTTGCTGACATGATGGTGGTATCATATAGCCAGCAAGACCCAAGTGGAGTGAAAAGGGAAAACCTTAGTGGAGCGAAGATGCGTGAAGTCGTTTCACGTCTAGGTGGTTCCATCATATACTATGCTCTTtctggaaaaggaaaggaaaatgtGATAGTATGGAGCTTTCAGTCGAATGGTGATCCCAAGTTCATGGGCGAAGCAACCGAGTGGAAGAATCTGCTAAATGAAGCACTTGCTGAAATTGGCGTTAACATTAAGGCTGTGGAATGCGAAGATCGCTCCTTTTTGTCGAGGGAAGCTCAAAGGAGAGACAAGAATGAAGAAATCGACCAATTGCAAGGGCTGGAAAACCTAACAGTTTGCCCTCATTCTAAGTGTATCACTCCAACAGAGAGACCAAGTGCCCTGGAGAAACTTTATGATATATTACTGGGTGGCGCATTCCACGATCCAACAGCCAAAGATCTCATAATTGTTCCAGATGAGGAACTACATAGGGTCCCTTTCGCGGCCCTTCAAGACGAAAACAACGAGAGTCTGGCAGAGAAACACAGAATACGAGTGTTGCCGTCGTTGTCAGTGATGAAAGAGATTTTTGAGTGTCCATCTGAATATCATAACCAGAAGGGAGCTGTGGTTGTTGGAGATCCAGACGTTGGCTTGGTGAAACTCAAAAAAAGTCAAGATCCAGAGTTGGTAACAAGACTGGATCAAGCCAACAAAGAGGCTCAAGAAATAGGCAAATTAGTTGGAGTTAAGCCTCTTATCGGAGAGGAAGCGACAAAGGCTCGTTTTCTAAAAGAGCTAGACAATGCAACCTTAGTCCACATTGCAGCCCACGGGAATTCCGAAACAGGCGAAATTGCTTTCGCTCCTCCCCCTCAAAAACGCAAGCCAATACTTGACGAAGAAGATGTTGTGCTCACAATGGCTGAAGTACAGAATGCTAAAGTGCGAGCCAAACTTGTCGTTCTCAGCTGCTGTCACAGTGCAAGAGGCCATATTAGAGCTGAAGGTGTTATTGGCATCGCTCGAGCATTTCTTGGTGCAGGTTCGAGGTCAGTCCTCGCTTCACTATGGGCCATCGACGACGAGGCTACCATGGAGTTTATGCGCAGCTTCTACCAGCATTTGAAGCTCGGGAAAAAAGCAAGTGAGGCTCTTTACCAGGCTACAGCTGCTCTGAGACGTTCAGAGAAATTCCGAGATCGCTTTTATTGGGCCCCATTTGTCCTCATCGGAGATGACGTCGCCTTTGATAACTTGGAGGAGATTGCCCAAGACAATATGTAA